The Neobacillus sp. OS1-2 genome includes a window with the following:
- a CDS encoding FGGY-family carbohydrate kinase: MKTNRTNIKQAITTGETSLGIEFGSTRIKAVLIDKNFETIASGSYEWENRLEDGFWTYNLVDIITGLQTAYSEMKQEVERNYGVTIRTIGSIGISAMMHGYMAFDYAGELLVPFRTWRNATTGAAAKELTNLFQFNIPERWSIAHLYQAILNGEKHLPRVDFITTLAGYIHWLLTGKKAIGIGDASGMFLIDESTLDYNESMVKQFNDHIASKGYQWELRDILPQVYIAGEQAGSLTEVGAKILDRSQNLQSGIPFCPPEGDAGTGMVATNSVRKRTGNVSVGTSVFAMIVLEKELSKVYPEIDLVTTPSGSPVAMVHANNCSSDLNAWMGLFREFYEAMGQTVDTNKLFAVMLNKALEADSDGGGLLSYGYLSGENITGLEQGRPLFVRTPESRFNLANFMRTHLYTAFGALKIGMDILTKNERVEIDSILAHGGLFKTPVVGQKMIAAAMNTPVTVMETAGEGGAWGMAILASYMMTKEQNESLDDFLDKKVFEEVDRLEIFPDGFDVKGFEVFIDRYKKGLVIEQAAVEKLTV; the protein is encoded by the coding sequence GTGAAGACGAATCGAACAAACATTAAACAAGCGATTACCACAGGAGAGACTTCTCTTGGAATCGAATTTGGATCCACACGTATTAAAGCGGTGTTGATTGATAAAAACTTTGAAACCATCGCATCTGGTAGTTATGAGTGGGAAAATCGCTTAGAAGATGGATTTTGGACTTACAACTTAGTTGATATTATTACAGGTTTGCAAACAGCTTATAGTGAAATGAAGCAAGAAGTTGAACGAAATTATGGTGTTACCATTCGAACCATTGGTTCTATTGGGATTTCTGCCATGATGCATGGGTATATGGCTTTTGATTACGCTGGTGAGCTGCTTGTTCCGTTTCGGACCTGGCGTAATGCAACAACCGGTGCCGCAGCAAAAGAATTAACCAATCTATTCCAATTTAATATCCCTGAACGGTGGAGTATTGCCCACCTTTATCAAGCCATTTTAAACGGCGAAAAACATTTGCCTCGCGTTGATTTTATTACCACTTTAGCTGGATACATTCACTGGCTGCTAACCGGTAAAAAGGCGATTGGCATTGGGGATGCTTCAGGCATGTTCCTGATTGATGAATCAACGCTGGATTACAATGAATCGATGGTCAAACAGTTTAATGATCATATTGCATCAAAGGGGTATCAATGGGAGTTGAGAGATATTCTTCCTCAAGTCTACATCGCTGGAGAACAAGCAGGTTCATTAACGGAAGTTGGAGCGAAGATTCTGGATCGTTCACAAAATTTACAATCGGGCATTCCATTTTGTCCGCCGGAAGGTGATGCCGGAACCGGGATGGTTGCAACGAACAGTGTGAGGAAACGGACCGGGAATGTTTCGGTCGGAACTTCTGTTTTTGCGATGATTGTATTAGAAAAGGAACTTTCAAAGGTATATCCAGAAATTGATTTGGTCACGACACCAAGCGGTAGCCCGGTGGCAATGGTACATGCGAATAACTGTTCAAGTGATCTTAATGCCTGGATGGGATTGTTCCGTGAGTTTTATGAGGCAATGGGACAAACGGTTGACACCAATAAGCTATTCGCGGTAATGCTGAATAAAGCACTCGAAGCTGACTCAGATGGCGGAGGCTTACTAAGCTACGGATATCTTTCGGGTGAAAATATTACTGGGTTGGAGCAAGGACGGCCGCTATTTGTCCGGACACCTGAGAGCCGCTTCAATTTAGCGAACTTCATGCGGACCCATCTTTATACTGCCTTTGGTGCTTTGAAAATCGGCATGGATATTTTAACAAAGAATGAAAGAGTGGAGATTGATAGTATTTTAGCTCATGGTGGTTTATTTAAAACCCCTGTTGTCGGCCAGAAAATGATCGCCGCTGCCATGAATACTCCCGTCACCGTTATGGAAACAGCTGGAGAAGGCGGGGCGTGGGGAATGGCCATTCTTGCCTCATACATGATGACCAAAGAGCAAAATGAAAGTTTAGACGACTTCCTCGACAAAAAGGTTTTTGAAGAGGTTGATAGGCTGGAAATTTTTCCTGATGGGTTTGATGTTAAAGGGTTTGAAGTATTCATTGATCGTTACAAAAAAGGCTTAGTGATTGAACAGGCTGCCGTTGAAAAATTGACGGTATGA
- the araA gene encoding L-arabinose isomerase: MTSTGKKEFWFVVGSQHLYGEEALAEVKAHAQTMTDALNESGTLPYLIVLQDLAVSADKITSIMKEVNYRDEVAGVITWMHTFSPAKMWIRGTKLLQKPLLHLATQFNESIPWATIDMDFMNLNQSAHGDREYGFINARLKKQNKVVVGYWQRPEVQKQIAEWMDVAVAYNESFNIKVARFGDNMRNVGVTEGDKVEAQIQFGWTVDYFGIGDLVQYVNAVTNEEIDALFAEYENLYEFDYGTYSREAWDASVRVQASYEIAIKHFLDDGGYNAFTTNFEDLYGMKQLPGLAVQRLMAQGYGFAGEGDWKTAALDRLLKVMSRNQSTGFMEDYTYELALGQESALQSHMLEVDPSLASNKPKIIVSPLGIGNREDPARLVFDGKAGEGVVVSMADFGTHYKLLINEVSAFEPTVPAPNLPVARVLWNIKPNFQDGVKAWIENGGGHHTVVSLNLTTDQIVSYAKLVDLEYVVIR, from the coding sequence ATGACATCAACAGGTAAAAAGGAATTTTGGTTTGTTGTAGGTTCACAGCATCTTTATGGGGAAGAAGCGTTAGCAGAAGTCAAAGCTCATGCGCAAACGATGACCGATGCCTTAAATGAAAGCGGTACCTTACCATATCTGATTGTATTGCAAGATTTAGCTGTCAGTGCAGATAAAATCACCAGTATTATGAAAGAAGTCAACTATCGTGACGAGGTTGCCGGTGTGATCACATGGATGCATACTTTCTCACCTGCAAAAATGTGGATTCGCGGTACAAAATTATTACAGAAACCATTGCTCCATCTAGCAACACAATTTAATGAAAGCATTCCTTGGGCTACGATTGATATGGACTTTATGAACCTAAACCAATCTGCCCACGGCGACCGTGAGTATGGTTTCATCAATGCCCGTTTGAAAAAGCAAAATAAAGTAGTGGTCGGTTACTGGCAGCGCCCTGAAGTGCAAAAGCAAATTGCCGAATGGATGGACGTAGCGGTTGCTTATAACGAAAGTTTTAACATCAAAGTTGCTCGCTTTGGTGACAACATGCGTAACGTTGGTGTTACTGAAGGAGATAAAGTGGAGGCACAAATTCAATTTGGCTGGACAGTGGACTACTTTGGTATTGGAGATCTGGTTCAATACGTGAATGCTGTTACGAACGAAGAAATTGATGCATTATTTGCCGAATATGAAAACCTTTATGAATTTGATTATGGTACTTACAGCAGGGAAGCTTGGGATGCAAGCGTAAGAGTTCAAGCGAGCTATGAAATCGCGATTAAACACTTCCTTGATGACGGCGGTTACAATGCCTTCACTACTAACTTTGAAGATTTGTATGGTATGAAACAGCTTCCTGGTCTTGCAGTTCAGCGTTTGATGGCGCAAGGATACGGCTTTGCCGGTGAAGGAGATTGGAAAACGGCTGCACTCGATCGTCTACTTAAAGTTATGAGCCGTAACCAATCAACCGGCTTCATGGAAGATTACACCTATGAATTAGCTTTGGGTCAAGAATCTGCTCTTCAATCCCATATGCTTGAAGTCGACCCATCTTTAGCAAGCAATAAACCAAAAATTATCGTTTCTCCATTAGGAATTGGCAATCGGGAAGATCCGGCACGGTTAGTATTTGACGGTAAAGCAGGAGAAGGTGTTGTTGTTTCAATGGCTGACTTCGGCACCCATTATAAACTTTTGATTAACGAAGTTTCGGCATTCGAGCCAACTGTGCCAGCTCCAAACCTTCCGGTTGCCCGCGTACTTTGGAATATTAAGCCGAACTTCCAGGATGGAGTAAAGGCTTGGATTGAAAATGGCGGCGGACACCATACGGTTGTTTCATTAAATTTAACAACAGACCAAATTGTTAGTTACGCAAAATTAGTTGATTTGGAGTATGTAGTGATTAGGTAA
- a CDS encoding GntR family transcriptional regulator, with protein sequence MKTKYQVIIDDIKSKILSGDYIIGEQIPTESVLQEKYNVSRHTVRKAILDLANEGFLRSEKGSGTYVSNKYQSKSTRGSTNKTIGVMTTYISDYIFPSIIRGIETRLKEDNYSLLLASTNNDVEQEKRALEMMLAYGVDGLIIEPTKSNQYNPNIAYYLSFKEHDVPLIMINAFYEELDLPFLCLDDTQSSYLATKELISKGHMQIGLIAKIDDLQGKYRMKGYIKALGEAKLRFQPEQVLSFTTETKPDLSRNLKKFLIENKDMLTAIVCYNDEVGLEVANVCRQIDLPVPEKLSIIGQDNSYIAKNANIKLTTLTHPQEQMGRDAADWVIKRLQGKKDLPNETYYQPELIEGETVKELDVE encoded by the coding sequence ATGAAGACAAAGTATCAGGTCATCATTGATGATATAAAAAGTAAAATTCTTTCTGGGGATTACATTATCGGCGAACAAATCCCCACAGAATCCGTCCTGCAGGAAAAGTACAATGTCAGCAGACACACGGTTCGAAAGGCCATTTTAGATCTGGCGAATGAGGGATTCCTAAGAAGTGAAAAAGGCTCTGGCACATATGTCAGCAACAAATATCAATCAAAATCCACTAGAGGTTCCACGAATAAAACCATCGGGGTTATGACGACTTACATTTCTGATTACATTTTCCCATCTATTATTCGCGGAATTGAAACCAGATTGAAAGAGGATAATTATTCGTTGCTGCTAGCCAGTACCAATAACGATGTAGAACAAGAAAAAAGGGCTTTGGAAATGATGCTGGCATATGGTGTGGATGGTTTGATCATTGAACCTACGAAAAGCAATCAATACAATCCCAATATTGCTTACTACCTATCGTTCAAGGAACATGATGTTCCATTGATTATGATCAATGCATTTTATGAAGAATTGGATCTGCCCTTCCTTTGCCTCGATGACACCCAGTCCAGCTATCTCGCAACAAAGGAATTGATTTCAAAAGGCCACATGCAAATTGGACTTATTGCAAAAATAGACGACCTTCAAGGTAAGTATCGAATGAAGGGGTATATCAAAGCGCTTGGTGAAGCCAAATTGCGCTTTCAACCGGAACAAGTGCTGTCGTTCACGACAGAGACAAAGCCGGATCTGTCCCGAAACTTGAAGAAGTTCCTGATCGAAAATAAAGACATGCTAACAGCCATTGTTTGCTATAACGACGAGGTAGGGTTGGAAGTGGCAAATGTATGCAGACAAATTGATCTTCCTGTACCGGAAAAACTATCCATTATTGGCCAGGACAATTCCTATATTGCCAAAAATGCAAATATCAAGTTAACCACATTGACACACCCGCAGGAACAAATGGGACGTGATGCAGCTGATTGGGTTATTAAACGATTGCAGGGGAAAAAAGACCTGCCAAACGAAACCTATTATCAGCCAGAGTTGATAGAAGGGGAAACGGTGAAAGAATTAGACGTAGAATAA
- a CDS encoding L-ribulose-5-phosphate 4-epimerase — MLDRLKEEVFHANLELPKQGLVKYTWGNASGIDRDSGLFVIKPSGVDYKKMKPSDMVVVDLDGNVVEGEMNPSSDTATHAVLYRHYPEIGGIVHTHSTWATVWAQAGLDVPAMGTTHADTFYGSIPCARFLTQEEIDRGYEVETGKVIIETFEERGLDILAVPGVLLHGHAPFTWGKDVKTAVMNSVVLEEVSKMNLFARQLNSFAELLPQSILDKHYLRKHGKHAYYGQK, encoded by the coding sequence ATGTTAGATAGACTGAAAGAAGAAGTATTTCATGCTAATTTAGAATTACCAAAGCAAGGACTGGTCAAATACACTTGGGGCAATGCAAGTGGGATTGATCGTGATAGCGGATTGTTCGTCATCAAACCAAGCGGTGTTGATTATAAAAAAATGAAACCAAGTGACATGGTGGTTGTTGATTTAGATGGAAATGTTGTGGAAGGTGAGATGAACCCTTCATCAGATACAGCCACTCATGCTGTGCTGTATAGACATTATCCGGAAATTGGCGGTATCGTGCACACTCATTCAACCTGGGCGACTGTTTGGGCTCAAGCCGGTCTGGATGTTCCAGCAATGGGGACGACTCATGCAGACACATTCTATGGCTCCATTCCATGTGCCCGCTTTTTGACACAAGAGGAGATTGACCGCGGTTATGAAGTGGAAACCGGTAAAGTCATCATCGAAACCTTTGAAGAGCGCGGACTGGATATTTTAGCAGTTCCCGGTGTCCTACTGCATGGTCATGCGCCGTTTACATGGGGCAAGGATGTAAAAACAGCGGTAATGAATAGTGTAGTGCTAGAGGAAGTTTCGAAAATGAATTTATTTGCCCGACAATTAAACAGTTTTGCTGAATTATTACCGCAAAGTATTTTAGATAAGCACTATCTGAGGAAACATGGGAAGCATGCCTATTACGGGCAAAAATAA